CGTCGTGGGCGAGTCCGGCTCCGGCAAGTCCGTCACGTCGCTGTCCATCATGCGCCTGCTCGAAGAACCGGGTCACGTCGCCTCGGGAAAGGTGCTGTTCGAGGGGCGCGACCTGCTCGAGCTCAACGAGCGCGACATGGAGAAGGTCCGCGGCGACCGCGTCTCCATGATCTTCCAGGAGCCGATGACGTCGCTCAACCCCGTCTACCGCGTAGGTGACCAGATCGTCGAGGCCATCCGCACGCACTCCCACATGTCCAAGAAGGAGGCGTGGGACAAGGCCGTCGACATGCTGCGCATCGTCGGCATCCCCGACCCCGCGAAGCGTGCCCGCGACTACCCTCACCAGATGTCGGGTGGCATGCGCCAGCGCGTCATGATCGCCATGGCACTGTCGTGCAACCCCCAGCTCCTGATCGCGGACGAACCGACGACGGCGCTCGACGTGACGATTCAGGCGCAGATCCTCGACCTGCTGTACAAGCTGAAGAACGAGTACAACATGGCTGTCATGCTCATCACGCACGACCTGGGCGTCGTGAGCGAGATCGCCGAGAAGGTCGAGGTCATGTACTGCGGCCAGATCGTCGAGGAGGCGCCGAAGGTTCCGCTGTTCGACGCCCAGAAACACCCCTACACGCTCGGCCTGCTCCGCTCTATCCCGCGCCTTGAGGACGAGAGCTCCGAGAAGCTATTCATGATCCCGGGCGTCGTGCCCAACCCGCTCGACATGCCGCCGGGCTGCCCGTTCTCCGACCGCTGCGAGCGCTGCACGCAGCGGTGCCGCGAGCACATGCCCCAGATGTACGACCTGCCCGGCCAGCCCGGGCGCCGCGTGCGCTGCTTCCTGTACGAGAACGGTGCCAACGCGGGCGAGAACGTCAATGCCGAGACCGCAAGCTGGGACGACCCCAAGCTGCCCGGCGTGAAGGGTGAGGAGGTGCGCCATGGCTAGTGCTGCTGCCGCCGTGCTCGACAGGCCCGAGGTGGCCGATGACGCCGCGACGCGCCTGAGGGGCGAGAAGATGCCGGCCGATACGCCGCTGCTCGAGGTGCGGCACCTGACGAAGCACTTTGTCGCTGACGCCAACTTCTTCGGCAAGCCCACGAGCTGGGTGCACGCGGTCGACGACGTGAGCTTCTCCATCAACCGTGGCGAGGCGTTCGGCCTCGTGGGCGAGTCGGGCTGCGGCAAGACGACCGTTGGCAAGATGCTGGCGGGCCTGCTGCGCCCGACAGGCGGCCAGATCATGTTCGAGGGCAAGGACCTCGCCTCCCTGTCCCCGAAGGAGCGCCGTGCCCACGCCCGCGACATCCAGCTCATATTCCAGGATCCCTACGCGAGCCTCAACCCGCGCATGACGATCGGACAGATCGTCGCGGAGCCCATCAAGACGAACAAGCTGCTGCCGGCTGACAAGATCGACGCCCGCGTGTGCGAGCTCCTCGAGCGCGTTGGCCTGCCGAGCTACACGAGGACGCGCTATCCGCACGAGTTCTCAGGCGGCCAGCGCCAGCGCGTCGGCATCGCGCGTGCCCTCGCCGTGAGCCCGAAGCTCATCGTGTGCGACGAGCCGGTCTCGGCCCTGGACGTGTCCATTCAGGCGCAGGTGCTCAACCTGCTTGACGAACTCAAGGAGGACCTGGGCCTCACGTACCTGTTCATCGCCCACGGCCTCAACGTCGTCAAGCACATCTCTGACCGCGTCGGCGTAATGTACATGGGCAGACTCATGGAGATTGCCCCGAAGGCGAAGCTGTACCACGACCCGCTCTGCCCCTACACGCAGGCGCTCCTGTCGGCCATTCCCTCGACGAACCCGCACCTCATGCGCGAGCGCATCATCCTCGAGGGTGACGTGCCGAGCCCTATTGACCCGCCGGACGGCTGCCGCTTCGCATCGCGCTGCTTCGCGAAGATCAAGCGCTGCGACCTGGCCCACCCGGACCTGCGCGAGGTGAAGCCGGGCCACCTGTGCGCCTGCCACCGCTTCGACGGCATAGCGCCCGAGCAGGTGAGCGAGGTCGCGCGACATATCGTCGACAACGGCGAGCGTCCCGCGTACGGCTACGGAGAGGTGGACACGAACGGCCCATCCATCATCACGCTCAAGTAGCGGGACGGGGCGGAGCCTAGCGTCGCATTTATTGCGTGATTTTGTGAAGGGTCGCTCGCGTTGGCGTGAGCGGCCCTTCTGTCGTGCGTGCGTCCCGTGTTGCGGTGCCGTCTCGAGCTGCGGTTGGTATACAATGACCGATCGTTACCTTGCGATAAGGCTGTCCCGGCGTGGACGGCCGGTGTACCCAGGGAAGGTTGTTCATGGCAGATCGAGATTCGAAGC
This genomic window from Coriobacteriia bacterium contains:
- a CDS encoding ABC transporter ATP-binding protein, which produces MLLEVKDLVTEFPTRRGVVRAVNDVSLSIDAGQVVAVVGESGSGKSVTSLSIMRLLEEPGHVASGKVLFEGRDLLELNERDMEKVRGDRVSMIFQEPMTSLNPVYRVGDQIVEAIRTHSHMSKKEAWDKAVDMLRIVGIPDPAKRARDYPHQMSGGMRQRVMIAMALSCNPQLLIADEPTTALDVTIQAQILDLLYKLKNEYNMAVMLITHDLGVVSEIAEKVEVMYCGQIVEEAPKVPLFDAQKHPYTLGLLRSIPRLEDESSEKLFMIPGVVPNPLDMPPGCPFSDRCERCTQRCREHMPQMYDLPGQPGRRVRCFLYENGANAGENVNAETASWDDPKLPGVKGEEVRHG
- a CDS encoding ATP-binding cassette domain-containing protein encodes the protein MPADTPLLEVRHLTKHFVADANFFGKPTSWVHAVDDVSFSINRGEAFGLVGESGCGKTTVGKMLAGLLRPTGGQIMFEGKDLASLSPKERRAHARDIQLIFQDPYASLNPRMTIGQIVAEPIKTNKLLPADKIDARVCELLERVGLPSYTRTRYPHEFSGGQRQRVGIARALAVSPKLIVCDEPVSALDVSIQAQVLNLLDELKEDLGLTYLFIAHGLNVVKHISDRVGVMYMGRLMEIAPKAKLYHDPLCPYTQALLSAIPSTNPHLMRERIILEGDVPSPIDPPDGCRFASRCFAKIKRCDLAHPDLREVKPGHLCACHRFDGIAPEQVSEVARHIVDNGERPAYGYGEVDTNGPSIITLK